The genomic DNA GATCGGTTTTTGTGatggttgtgacttgtgaggaTACTATTGGGCTGCAGTTTGTGACGAGGACCTTGCTTGCATCACACAGAAAGCTTCAAAAGCGACGCTGCCGCATTTGGCTGCTGCCTGCTTTTATCCCGTCGGTCTCACGTCAACTTTGCCCATCTCTGAATAGGCAAACCACTACTGAATTACATGACACAAAAGTTTTGCTACAAAAATTACACAACTTAAGATGACTGGAGACAGCAGTCAGCAGTAGCAGAGCTTTCTATGATGCTGAGGCAGACACGGTCCTTAGTGTGAAGTGGGCCAGAAGGCGTGTCTCATCCCAAGCCCGCTGTCTCGGCCCATCAGATGGGAAATGGCCAGTGACATTGCGAGGAGACCGGAGAAGACACGGCGCTCTGCTCCCTTCCGCACCACAAGCCCGTGCGCGCCGCCAGGTCTGCCTTTACTCCCCCACAGCAGCTTTCGCCGCGGAACTCCTCCGACTCCAAGTTTCGCGGGGCAGCGCGCgggccgcgggggggggggggggggggggggggggggggcggtgtgATGAGCCGGAGCAGGAGCAGTgtgcgcggcggcacggcgacgcGGTGGGGATGGAGTACCGCGACAAGCTGGTGCTCGCGCCCATGGTCCGCGTGGTAACCTCCTCTCGACCCGAGCCCCTCCCACGATTCCGTCCTCTGGATTCACCTAGCCGTCTCTCCTCCGGGGGCATACGGCTTCGGACTTGAGCTTTAGTCTCAAGCTCCGGATCTCTAGATTTGGGTCTCTGCTTTCTTATGAACCTAATTCGATTCCTCTCGATCTAGAGCTGGAAACTCTACGACTTTTGTTTTATGTCGGAAGCGGAATAATTATGGGACTAAGCTGTGTCTTAATAACCATGCTGTTGGATAGATGACTGTAGTAAGCACATCCGACTAGGTTGTGGCTTGATTtccgcttctttttttttcctgctgCCAATGAAGGAATGAAATTATGAATTATTTTGTGGATTACAAGCTACCGTAGTACTAAAAAAGTACTGAATTAATCAAATATAGCTATTTTTGCCAATGCTAAATTAGGGCACTTAATTTTTTCTCCTGTGCACCTGTTAAGTTTATGAACGGACAAATTATTTAGTAAATGAATAGGCACCATTGTCCTTCACCAATAAATTCCCATGTTCTGCCAACATCATAGTGAGAAACCATTTACAACTTCATAGGTTTTGATTAACAGCTCAAGAGTACCAGCACTCCCTTCAGCATGGGTTATGTTGTACATCTCATGCCTGTGAAGCTTTTTTACTTATATACTATGTGTGtctgaattttcctttccaaactTATACTATGTAATGTAATGTAGCATCTGCCTTATTTTGTTACTTTGCAGGGCACCTTGCCATTTAGGCTACTGGCTGCTGAATATGGTGCTGATATCACTTATGGAGAAGAAATAATTGATCACAAATTCTTGAAATGCGAGCGTGTTATAAATGGTATTATAGCTCAATTGATATTTCACATTCTGATGTGATCTATTAGTCCTGCAACTATCTCAATTGCATTAGCAGTTTGGTCTACTCATCAGTCATCATCTGCTGTTAATATCTAATATGTTGGGTGTCATAGTATTGCAAATAATTTTACCCCATAGTGTTGCATCTGAAGTTGATAATTCGGTGTATTCATCTTAACTGACTCTTGGATGATAAATGTTTATAATTGGGGATTGGGTAAGGGTAGGACAAATTATTGAATAACTTTACGAGTTGTGAATGCTTTATGATGTGAAGAGAAAGCTATTTACATGTGAAGCtagggtgttttcatagcagttcAAGTAGTTATCTTCTTTGTTCCACCTTCTGTTTAGATTTATTAGACTTACGCTGGGCTGTATAATTCGATACATCCTAATCACCTTGCACATTGTTTGCCAGAATCTCTTGGGACTACTGATTTTGTGGAGAAAGGGACTGACAACGTAGTTTTCCGTACATGCCCACAAGAAAGGGGTAGGGTTGTATTCCAAATGGGCACATCACATGCTGTGAGAGCACTTAAAGCTGCTGAGATTGTGTAAGTTTTGTTTCTGAGACCTTTTAGCATCCAATTTCTGAAGTAATCTGACATAAATGCTGTGTTTGTGATCGGTTTGGTACATAATTTGCTTGATCTGATAGCCTTATATATATGTTAACTTCTTGTGTTTTTCATATTTCTTTAACTATAGTATTTCATCCTCCCCAGGTGCCATGATGTTGCTGCTATAGATATCAACATGGGTTGTCCAAAGTCTTTCTCGCTTAGTGGAGGGATGGGTGCTGCATTACTCTCCAAACCTGAGCTTATACATGATGTACTTGTCTTAATTGtttctttttgctttttttgtACCCCCAAATATCCACCGCGCTTACTCAGGCTATGCATAGTAATGTAGATTTTGACGACATTGCGGAGGAACTTGGATACAACAGTGACATGCAAAATTCGTCTTCTGAACACACCTAAGGACACTGTGGAGTTGGCACGCCGCATTGAAAAAACTGGTGTTCCTGCTCTTGCTGTACATGGAAGGTAATACATAGAATTCTACTTTTGAGCTAGTAGTCTGGTTGATAATTGCAACAATTCCTACTGTCGCGTTAGAAGAGCGCAATGTGCCATCTGCATTTTTCAAATTATCTCCTTATGTCCGCCAAGCTAAATTCTTTAGTTTGAGACTTCTGGTTGATAATTGCAACAATTCCTACTCTCGTGTTAGGAGTATGCAattttccatcttcattttcaaTCATGTTATGCAattttccatcttcattttcaaTCATATCCTTGTGTCTGCCAAGCTAAATTCTTGAGTTTGAGATTCCAAATGTCCCTGGTGGCCCGGATGAGGTGGTTgggttgctttttttttttcatgttgtgGGTGCTGTCTGATCTTGGGGTGTGTGTTTCAGTGTTGTATTCCCTTCTCTTTGAATAAATGGCAAAGCTCCTGCTCTTGGTTTGCAAAAAGATAAAAAATTCCAAATTTATTCATAGTCTCATTGTGTCATTATACTGTCTGTAGTATGTAGCTCAATTTCTTTGAAGTTCAAGTTGTATGACTGTCTGGTACTCTTGTCATGAAactgaatataatttttttactataATGAAACTGAATATGATGCAGAAGATGTCAAATATAAATATTTCATTTTCTCCGCTCTAATTTTATTTTCCTGATACAAATCaaatttttgttattttttttggaTAATTCCCTCCCCCAGAACCCCCCACCTCTGGTATATTTCAGCAGAGTATGCCCTCTTATAACTGGTTTCCCTTATGTTGGCCCTCTTTGAAACTATAGAAAGATTAAAGACAGACCAAGAGATCCTGCTAAGTGGGATGAGATTGCGGATGTTGTGTCAGCCCTGTCAATTCCAGTTATAGCTAATGGAGATGTCTTTGAATATGAGGACTTTAAAAGAATTAAAGATGCTACAGGTTTGTTTTTTCTATTAACACTGCCATTTGTCTTGCTCTGTTTTAATTTGAGTTCTTCAGCTCTATTAGTTAACAATCTTGAAACTGCCTTTTAATATGCATTTATTGGGACTGCCACAATACTTCTGTTTGACATTAGATATCAGCCATAACTTTGTTATCAATGATGAGAAAGCATGCATGGTTTCTGAAAAGCTGTGAATTGAAATTACTGCATCCTTGGTACCTGTGTTGCTTAAGATGCGATGGCAGGATCTTTATTTCTTGTTGTTTTCAATGATAGTTGATATCTTTGTTCTGCTAACTGTTAGGTGCCGCTTCGGTTATGGTTGCTAGAGGTGCCATGTGGAATGCCTCTATCTTTTGTGCCAAAGGAAAAACACCTTGGGAAGAGGTCAAAAGAGAGTATGTAAGAAAGGTATTTAACTTCACTGTTGTGTTTGTTTAGAGGATGTCCTACTCATTTCGAATTTGTGCAAAAACATTCAAAACTTGTATGAGTGCCTATCAATGTTAGGAGTTGCGTATTTTTCTGTTTGGATTTAGTACTGACATCATATTACTCTTTGGGGGCAGAGCATATTGTGGGACAATGATGTGAAGAGCACGAAACATACCTTGAAAGAAATGATAATGCACTATTCTTGCCTTGAACTGCCTGAAGGGAAAGGTGTTATAAAATGTGACACTTCAGCAGATTTAGCGTAAGTTCAGCTACTTGGAGGTTTGCTTGCAGCTCATTTACTATTTTACTCATCATACCCATTCAAGACATGTTTCTAataataccccccccccccccccttgtttTCTGGCAATGCATGTCACCTCTGTTCCTTGTTTTTTGGGAACTGGGAACCACATCATGAAGCCTGTAGTTCTATTCGATCTCGATCTGCAGGATGTTTAATTCAGcagattttattttgtttaaattttttataaGATGATGATTTTCATGGCATAACTTATTCTGCAACACATAACCTGCATGTCAGTTAATCTTAATGACCAATTCCTTCAAATGTTTCAGGAAACTATATGGGGAGGAGGACTACTATAATTTTGTTGTTTCGAATAGGAAATGAACCTAATCTGATGTTGTATGCTCTCTTGTGGACCAGGTATATTTTCTTGTACATTGGGTCTAGAGCTAGTGAAACAGAAATGAAATAGTCTTGGAAATTAATCAAACTTGTAGCTTCATATATTGAATTACTTATATTCCTGCTGAAAACAATTACATGCACAAATAAGCATGTTTGTGACCAGGGTTTCAAAATTTAAACGCTATTTGTTCCACTTAGTTGACCCGGCACCCTTTCCTAACAGTGGCATGTTAGCTGGTCACTCTGTAGTGTATAGAAGGCAGAGGCTGTGTCTGTCCGATATTGATCAAGTAGACAAGAACTGGCTAAACTAAATGGTATTTCCCCCAGAACCAAGCAAAACTCGTGAAACCTGTCTGGAACTTGAAAAAAGATGTTCACTTATATGTGCTATGACTTGGTATAAATTGTTGTTCACCTACGTTGTaacttaaaaaaaaattaatggtATACAATAAAAAATTTGCCACTGCAATTCAATGATCATTAGGAAATTGAGTTATGCCTTTCGACTTCATGAATGATTGAACCTGTATTTCTGCCTAACAATCCTAGTATCTCTGAAAATTGTATTATCAATAACCTCTGTATGACCAGATCTGTGTTTCCGAAAAATGTATTACCAAGAGCAACATATTGTAACGTAATATAATGGCTGAAATCAATGTGAAAAGTTCAAATATTCCCAGGCTTACTTGTCATGAGTTGTACTTAAGATTGTTAACTGCAATCCTCATGTAGATACATATCTCTAATACCTCTCttgggaatggcactccttccCGTGAATAACTTTGGATTAAATGTTTGGTATTGTAGCGCCAGTGTAGCTTGCAGTATTGCCTTGATAAGGCATCGCAATTTTCAGTTCTTTGGGTCTGTTAAATTATTGACGATCTTTTTCACTTTTGTTTGGCATCTAAGTTGAGATTCTCTTGCAGCTTCTGCTTTGATTCCTATCTCACTTTTTTTAAAATGGGTTTCAGGGAGTTTTATCGTTTTGGCGCTGTCTGGTCTAGGTCCACTGGTCCATTGAGGATTGACAAATCATCGGTCTTCTTTGGGACACTGGGGCTGTTGGTGTATTGGTAATGGATAGGTATATACCTGGAATTAAGAAAAAAACACAATATTATCTGAAGCTCATACTAATTTATTTGGTACTATAGAGCATGTAATTTTTTCATTCATGTATTATTGGAGGAAATAGTATGgtgtatttttttttgggtgggtggggggggggggtgtggaACTCAAGTATATGTTGGCTGTATTGTTACAGTCCGATGGCCTGGCAAATATTGAAAGTTTTCGTGATATATCTTTGATATGCGAGCCTACCACTTTATTTGTCACCTCACCTCGTGGCCCGTGCAGTATGTGCCTTTAATCGTAACGGTATCATACATTCATACAATGACTGTTCGTGTTCATGTAGGCTTAACTAACTTTGGAAGGGAGTACCCCAAACCCAAACAGTTGTGGTCTGAATCTTGTTCCTGCATGGTTGCTCAATCCACTTGATCTCACGGCTCACAGCATATCATATATTTATCTTTGGTGGGGGCTCCAATCTAGTACTTCACATGCCTTCTATCTGCATCTGGATGCGTAAAAGCCTGCGTCAGCCATGACATCACAGATGACTATACTGACATCTGCATCGCATGGTATTCCCTTCCAGAAATCCTCTATCTCGTTCATATAGTTTCTGCACATAGAACAATAATTGATGTGGATACCATCTTCGTGGTACCCAAGATGCAGAAATGTCGTGCAAATCAAGGTAACATAGTCGACAAGCAAAACCTAGCGTACAATTCTCGTGGACCGAAATGGCTGCAGATCAGAAAAATGGTGTCGTAAACCGCTGGGGCAAATAGTTTTTTGATAAGCAAGTTGAATTACACGCCCGAGTAAGAAAAGAATGGACGGAATCTGCAGGCTCCCTTGATCCCTCATGCAAGTTCAGTCGCTGACTCATGTGGGCGCGGCTTGTGATCTGAGAGATCAAACCTCAATCTCCAGTTGTGACCAGTAATTTATCATCTGAACAATAAGCGCACACTCAGATCATCATCCACACTATATTCAGCAGGTGCACAACTACTCTATACACACCAGGTTCTGAACTTGCAGTCTCGAAAAGGCAGGGAAAGGGTCCGAAGTCTGAACTAGCAGCACATATAACAAGAGTGAAGTCCAGTTAGGCACTGGGTAACTACGGTCACCCGATCAAGATTCAAGGCTCATCATCTCCCTCCGGAGAGGTCAGAAATGGCGCTGGCGCCCGTCGTGGACGTCATCGGGAACGCCATGATGTAGGGGTCGAATCCCTGGTCCTGCATGAGCGCCAGCATGTTGAGTCCCTGGTACGTCGGCGACAGCTCCGGCAGCGGCGCGTCTCCTTCCAGGTACTGCACCACCTGCCGCATCCCCGGGCGCGCCCCCGGCAGCGGGTGCGAGCACAGCAGGCCCAACCTCAGCACCAGGCTCGCCTCGCCCTCGGCGAAGTCGCCGGCCAGGCGGCAGTCCACGGTGTCCGTGACGGCCCCGGCGCGCCACCGGTCGAGCACCCAGTCCACCAGCACCAGGCGGTTGTCGCGCGCGTCCTGCACCACGGGCTTCCGCCCGCACGCCACCTCCAGCATGAAGGCGCCGAAGGCGAACACGTCCGACGCCTTGGACGCCTTCCCCGTGTgccccagctccggcgccatGTACCCCATGGTGCCCACCACGTGCGTCGTGTGCGGGTCGGTGCCGTGGTCGTAGAGCCGCGCCAGCCCGAAGTCGCCGAGGCGGCCGTTCATCTCCTTGTCGAGCAGGACGTTGCTGGCCTTGATGTCGCGGTGCACGACCACCTGCTCCCAGTCCTCGTGCAGGTAGAGCAGGCCGGAGGCGACGCCCTTGATGACGTGGAACCTCTGCGCCCAGCTCAGCGGGGCCCTGCTCTGGTCGTGGAGGTACCTGTCGAGGCTGCCGCTGGGCATGTAGTCGTAGACCAGGAGGAGCTCGCCCTTGCGCCGGCAGTAGCCGAGCAGCTGCACGAGGTTGCGGTGGCGGAGCCGGCCGATGCTGACGACCTCGGCCACGAACTCCCGCATCCCCTGCCGAGACCCGtgcgccaccttcttcaccgCGACCTCCACCTTGGACGCCAGGACGCCGCGGTACACCCGCCCGAAGCCGCCGATGCCGAGCAGCCGCTTGTCGCTGAACCCGTCGGTGGCGTGGTACAGGTCCTTGTACGAGAACCTGTGCGGGCCGAACGTGGCCTCCCACTCCTCCTTCACCTCCGCGtacatgcgccgccgccgcaggagcgcgaaggcggcggcgcccaccgCGAGCACGAGCGCCGCGGAAGCGATCGGCAGCACGATCTGCAGCGTCCTGGACCGCGGCTTGGGGGCCGTGACCGGCAGGGTGGGCAGGGAGGAGATGTTGAGCGCCGGGGCGGCGCCGTCCATGCTGAAGCTCCAGCCGAGCACGTAGTGCCGGCAGAAGAGGATGCCGGACGACGAGGAGAAGCCGACGTACGCGGTGTCGTCGATGACGGAGGAGAGGTTGACGGTGGTGGAGAGCAGGGGCTTCTTGGGCCGGGGCGCCTCCAGGGGCGCCATGGTGACATTGACCTGCATGGCCTGGCCGTCGAAGTCCACCCACACCTGCATCGCCTTGCGGCTCACCAGGCTCAAGTTCCGGAACGCGCCGCCGGTGGTGTCGTCGTAGTAGCCGGCGTTGTCGGCGTCGACGGAGTTGAGCCCGTTGAC from Panicum virgatum strain AP13 chromosome 7N, P.virgatum_v5, whole genome shotgun sequence includes the following:
- the LOC120683704 gene encoding tRNA-dihydrouridine(20) synthase [NAD(P)+]-like — protein: MEYRDKLVLAPMVRVGTLPFRLLAAEYGADITYGEEIIDHKFLKCERVINESLGTTDFVEKGTDNVVFRTCPQERGRVVFQMGTSHAVRALKAAEIVCHDVAAIDINMGCPKSFSLSGGMGAALLSKPELIHDILTTLRRNLDTTVTCKIRLLNTPKDTVELARRIEKTGVPALAVHGRKIKDRPRDPAKWDEIADVVSALSIPVIANGDVFEYEDFKRIKDATGAASVMVARGAMWNASIFCAKGKTPWEEVKREYVRKSILWDNDVKSTKHTLKEMIMHYSCLELPEGKGVIKCDTSADLAKLYGEEDYYNFVVSNRK
- the LOC120683703 gene encoding L-type lectin-domain containing receptor kinase SIT2-like; this encodes MTPLVLLLFLGVGGLLPAATAAEERFVFDGFKGANLTLDGMATVTPDGLLLLTNATPQLKAHAFYPAPLRFHRAPGGAAMRSFSTAFVIGIIGAYVDLSSHGMAFVVAKSRNFSSALPGQFLGLVSSATNGNATNHLFAVEFDTILNSEFNDMSGNHVGIDVNGLNSVDADNAGYYDDTTGGAFRNLSLVSRKAMQVWVDFDGQAMQVNVTMAPLEAPRPKKPLLSTTVNLSSVIDDTAYVGFSSSSGILFCRHYVLGWSFSMDGAAPALNISSLPTLPVTAPKPRSRTLQIVLPIASAALVLAVGAAAFALLRRRRMYAEVKEEWEATFGPHRFSYKDLYHATDGFSDKRLLGIGGFGRVYRGVLASKVEVAVKKVAHGSRQGMREFVAEVVSIGRLRHRNLVQLLGYCRRKGELLLVYDYMPSGSLDRYLHDQSRAPLSWAQRFHVIKGVASGLLYLHEDWEQVVVHRDIKASNVLLDKEMNGRLGDFGLARLYDHGTDPHTTHVVGTMGYMAPELGHTGKASKASDVFAFGAFMLEVACGRKPVVQDARDNRLVLVDWVLDRWRAGAVTDTVDCRLAGDFAEGEASLVLRLGLLCSHPLPGARPGMRQVVQYLEGDAPLPELSPTYQGLNMLALMQDQGFDPYIMAFPMTSTTGASAISDLSGGR